A single window of Aquarana catesbeiana isolate 2022-GZ linkage group LG10, ASM4218655v1, whole genome shotgun sequence DNA harbors:
- the LOC141111380 gene encoding transcription factor HES-5-like: MAPCSMRTLDHQEANGLRKLRKPAIEKMRRDRINSSIEQLRLLLEKEFQKHQLPSKPEKADILEMTVTFLQQQMAEKHVTATSIQAYRDGYSTCFQDSVNFLSLHTQTDPQLQQNLHGAQMVTGAPCPSVFSISQTPSKNGPPDSSKTLWRPW, translated from the exons ATGGCACCCTGCAGTATGAGGACATTGGATCATCAAGAGGCCAATGGGCTCCGAAAG CTGAGGAAGCCCGCCATTGAGAAGATGAGGAGAGATCGCATTAACAGCAGCATCGAGCAACTGCGTCTCCTACTGGAGAAAGAGTTCCAGAAACACCAACTGCCCTCCAAACCGGAGAAGGCCGACATACTGGAGATGACGGTCACCTTCCTGCAGCAGCAAATGGCTGAGAAAC ATGTGACAGCAACCTCAATCCAAGCCTATAGAGATGGCTACTCCACCTGCTTCCAGGACTCTGTGAACTTCCTATCCCTGCACACACAGACAGACCCTCAACTGCAGCAGAACCTCCATGGGGCTCAGATGGTGACCGGCGCTCCATGTCCTTCTGTATTCTCCATCTCACAGACCCCCAGCAAGAACGGCCCTCCAGACAGCAGCAAAACCCTATGGAGACCCTGGTAG
- the LOC141111382 gene encoding transcription factor HES-5-like, producing the protein MSPSSSPLLHCADRQPRKLRKPAIEKMRRDRINSSIEQLRLLLEKEFQKHQLPSKPEKADILEMTVTFLQQQMAEKNASSQAYKEGYSSCVQDSVNFLSLHTQTDVNLQLLQTLHGAQMVTGAPCPSVFSVSQTPSKNSPPDSSKSLWRPW; encoded by the exons ATGTCTCCTTCCAGCAGCCCTCTACTGCACTGTGCTGACCGACAGCCCAGAAAA TTGAGGAAGCCCGCCATTGAGAAGATGAGGAGAGATCGCATTAACAGCAGCATCGAGCAGCTGCGTCTCCTACTGGAGAAAGAGTTCCAGAAACATCAACTGCCCTCCAAACCGGAGAAGGCCGACATACTGGAGATGACGGTCACCTTCCTGCAGCAGCAAATGGCTGAGAAAA ATGCCTCCAGCCAAGCCTATAAAGAAGGCTACTCCTCCTGCGTCCAGGACTCTGTGAACTTCCTATCCCTGCACACACAGACAGATGTCAATCTTCAGCTGCTGCAGACCCTCCATGGGGCTCAGATGGTGACCGGCGCTCCATGTCCTTCTGTATTCTCAGTCTCACAGACCCCCAGCAAGAACAGCCCTCCAGACAGCAGCAAATCCCTATGGAGACCCTGGTAG
- the LOC141111379 gene encoding transcription factor HES-5-like, producing the protein MSPSSSPLLHCADRQPRKLRKPAIEKMRRDRINSSIEQLRLLLEKEFQKHQLPSKPEKADILEMTVTFLQQQMAEKNASSQAYKEGYSSCVQDSVNFLSLHTQTDVNLQLLQTLHGAQMVTGAPCPSVFSVSQTPSKNSPPDSSKTLWRPW; encoded by the exons ATGTCTCCTTCCAGCAGCCCTCTACTGCACTGTGCTGACCGACAGCCCAGAAAA TTGAGAAAGCCCGCCATTGAGAAGATGAGGAGAGATCGCATTAACAGCAGCATCGAGCAGCTGCGTCTCCTACTGGAGAAAGAGTTCCAGAAACATCAACTGCCCTCCAAACCGGAGAAGGCCGACATACTGGAGATGACGGTCACCTTCCTGCAGCAGCAAATGGCTGAGAAAA ATGCCTCCAGCCAAGCCTATAAAGAAGGCTACTCCTCCTGCGTCCAGGACTCTGTGAACTTCCTATCCCTGCACACACAGACAGATGTCAATCTGCAGCTGCTACAGACCCTCCATGGGGCTCAGATGGTGACCGGCGCACCATGTCCTTCTGTATTCTCCGTCTCACAGACCCCCAGCAAGAACAGCCCTCCAGACAGCAGCAAAACCCTATGGAGACCCTGGTAG